Below is a genomic region from Arcanobacterium haemolyticum DSM 20595.
AAAATGGACGAGCTGATGGGATAGCCATAATCTCTTAATTCCTTAACATCTGGTTGATCAGCCGCGAGACTTCATCTTGGCGATGGATTCAAACAGGCCAGAAAGGTAGACGGCGCCGAGTGCACGATCGTAGAGCGGGTAGCCTGGGCGGCCGGTTTCGCCCCAAATCATTCGGCCGTGATCTGGGCGAATGTAGACGTCTGGGTTGGTATCGTAGATAGCTTCCATGATGGCGTGCATATCCAAGTTGCCGGTGGAGGATGGGTGGGGAGCTTCATGGAACTTCTTTTCACCCAAGTACTTGACGTTGCGGACGTGAGCAGCGTTGAGCAAGCCACGTTCGCCAAACTCGCGGAAGATCGCTGGCACATCGTTATCTGGGTTGGAGCCGAGCGAACCGGAGCAGACGCAGAAACCGTTGTATTCCGAATCGTAGAGCTTCGCGATCTTATCCATATCATCACGGTTGCGGTGAATACGTGGCAAACCGAAGAGATCCCATGCTGGATCGTCTGGATGGCAGGCCATCTTGATGCCAACCTTTTCAGCGGTTGGGATGATGCCTTCCAAGAAGTAACGGTAGTTAGCACGCATAGCTTCGTGATCGATGTCTTGGTAGAGTGCCATCACTTCGTC
It encodes:
- a CDS encoding mannonate dehydratase, with product MKMTFRWYGEGFDPIPLQYIKQIPEMTGIMGTLSGKQAGEVWEDQEIKDMIAPVHAAGLECEVIESVNVHEDIKMGLATRDEYIANYNTTLENLANNGVKVVVYNFMPVFDWLRTELAHVTDDGSNCLYYDHAEVEGMSPRDIVERTAKDSGGLTLPGWEPERLERLDEVMALYQDIDHEAMRANYRYFLEGIIPTAEKVGIKMACHPDDPAWDLFGLPRIHRNRDDMDKIAKLYDSEYNGFCVCSGSLGSNPDNDVPAIFREFGERGLLNAAHVRNVKYLGEKKFHEAPHPSSTGNLDMHAIMEAIYDTNPDVYIRPDHGRMIWGETGRPGYPLYDRALGAVYLSGLFESIAKMKSRG